In the genome of Tripterygium wilfordii isolate XIE 37 chromosome 19, ASM1340144v1, whole genome shotgun sequence, one region contains:
- the LOC119985856 gene encoding zinc finger BED domain-containing protein RICESLEEPER 2-like produces MGNDPPNPTEGNIINKQQEADPGTARKVSEPTKIETSRKRSWVWDFFTEVTTANGKRRATCDFCSKSYAADPKQNGTTSLGNHLVNVCLSSENPFREKEIELEKGQTTLNFEPVKPGETLSSLTQFNPVRAKKALACMIVKDELPSRFVQGEGFREFLAEICPKWKNIPSRITISRECILLYEKEKSEMKKAIKGQRFCLTTDTWTSVQNMNYMCLTGHFIDSNWKMHKRILNFCQVENHKGSTLGKAVETCLLEWGIDKILTLTVDNASSNNLVIDFLKKKTQHRKGTILRHEFLHLRCCAHILNLIVTDGLKDMDECITKVRNAVKYVRSSPQRLKAFKLCAEK; encoded by the coding sequence ATGGGTAACGATCCACCAAATCCAACGGAGGGCAATATTATCAATAAGCAACAAGAAGCAGATCCTGGTACTGCAAGAAAGGTTAGTGAACCTACAAAAATTGAAACTTCTAGGAAAAGATCTTGGGTTTGGGATTTTTTTACTGAGGTTACAACTGCAAATGGTAAACGTAGGGCAACATGTGACTTTTGTAGTAAGAGTTATGCAGCTGATCCTAAACAAAATGGTACCACATCTTTGGGGAATCATTTAGTCAATGTTTGCTTATCTTCTGAAAACCCTTTTAGAGAAAAAGAGATTGAGTTGGAGAAGGGTCAGACTACATTGAACTTCGAGCCTGTAAAGCCAGGTGAGACATTGTCCTCACTTACACAATTTAATCCTGTAAGAGCTAAGAAAGCCTTAGCTTGCATGATTGTAAAGGATGAGTTGCCTTCTAGATTTGTCCAGGGGGAGGGGTTTCGAGAATTTTTGGCCGAAATTTGTCCTAAATGGAAAAACATCCCAAGTCGTATCACAATTTCAAGGgaatgtattttgttgtatgaGAAGGAAAAGTCAGAGATGAAAAAAGCCATTAAAGGACAACGTTTTTGTCTTACTACAGACACTTGGACTTCTGTCCAAAATATGAATTACATGTGTCTTACAGGGCATTTCATTGACAGTAATTGGAAAATGCATAAGCGAATTCTTAATTTTTGTCAAGTTGAGAACCATAAGGGATCAACACTTGGTAAAGCTGTAGAAACATGTTTGCTTGAATGGGGGATAGATAAGATTCTTACCCTTACTGTTGACAATGCTAGCTCAAATAATTTGGTCATTGATTTCTTGAAAAAGAAGACACAACATAGAAAGGGGACTATTTTGCGACATGAATTTTTACATTTGAGATGTTGTGCGCATATTTTAAATCTTATTGTTACTGATGGATTGAAAGATATGGATGAGTGCATTACCAAGGTTAGAAATGCAGTAAAATATGTTAGATCCTCTCCACAAAGGTTGAAGGCATTTAAATTGTGTGCAGAGAAATAA